One region of Quercus lobata isolate SW786 chromosome 2, ValleyOak3.0 Primary Assembly, whole genome shotgun sequence genomic DNA includes:
- the LOC115977799 gene encoding endoglucanase 1-like has protein sequence MASATTLTMMMHILCLTLCSLSLFCSAFTSQDYSNALEKSILFFEGQRSGKLPSNQRLTWRGDSGQSDGSSYHVDLVGGYYDAGDNVKFGLPMAFTTTLLAWSVIEFGSSMHNQIENARAAIKWSTDYLLKAATAAPNTLYVQVGDPNMDHRCWERPEDMDTPRNVYKVSDQNPGSDVAAETAAALAAASIVFKDSDPSYSAKLLHTAMKVFDFADRHRGSYSDSLNSVVCPFYCSYSGYHDELLWGASWIHRASQNSSYLAYIQSNGHTLGADDDDYSFSWDDKRPGTKVLLSKGFLERTTQEFQIYKVHSDNYICSLIPGTSSFQAQYTPGGLLYKASESNLQYVTSTAFLLLTYAKYLSSNGGVATCSGSTVTAENLISHAKKQVDYILGDNPAKMSYMVGFGEKYPQHVHHRGSSLPSIHAHPDHIACNNGFQYLYSSSPNPNVLAGAIVGGPDNKDSFSDDRNNYQQAEPATYINAPFVGAVAFFSANPTTK, from the exons atggcTTCTGCCACCACACTTACCATGATGATGCACATTCTGTGCTTAACTCTTTGTTCCCTCAGTTTATTTTGCTCTGCCTTCACTTCTCAAGATTACTCTAACGCTCTTGAGAAATCCATCCTCTTCTTTGAGGGGCAGAGGTCTGGCAAATTGCCTTCAAACCAAAGGCTCACATGGAGGGGCGATTCCGGGCAGTCGGATGGCTCTTCTTATCAT GTGGACCTAGTAGGAGGTTATTATGATGCAGGAGATAATGTCAAGTTTGGCCTACCAATGGCCTTCACCACTACATTATTAGCATGGAGTGTGATTGAGTTTGGTAGTTCAATGCACAACCAGATTGAGAATGCCAGAGCTGCCATCAAATGGAGTACTGATTATCTTTTAAAAGCAGCCACTGCAGCCCCTAACACCTTATATGTCCAA GTGGGAGATCCAAACATGGATCATCGGTGCTGGGAGAGGCCTGAAGATATGGACACGCCACGCAACGTTTATAAGGTATCTGATCAAAACCCAGGGTCTGATGTAGCAGCAGAGACGGCCGCTGCACTGGCTGCAGCTTCAATAGTCTTCAAAGATTCTGACCCTTCTTACTCTGCAAAATTGCTTCATACAGCCATGAAA GTATTTGATTTTGCAGATAGGCATAGAGGTTCTTACAGTGACTCTCTCAATTCAGTTGTCTGCCCATTTTACTGTTCTTACTCAGGCTACCAT GATGAGCTTCTCTGGGGTGCTTCATGGATTCATAGAGCCTCACAGAACAGCTCATACTTGGCTTACATTCAGTCCAATGGCCACACTTTGGGCGCGGATGATGATGACTATTCCTTCAGTTGGGATGACAAGCGACCTGGGACCAAAGTTCTACTTTCCAAG GGTTTTCTAGAGAGAACTACTCAAGAATTTCAGATATACAAAGTACACTCAGACAATTACATATGCTCCCTAATTCCAGGAACATCAAGTTTCCAGGCGCAATATACCCCTG GGGGACTGCTCTACAAAGCAAGTGAGAGCAATCTGCAGTATGTTACTTCCACAGCTTTCCTCCTCCTGACATATGCCAAGTATCTTAGCTCCAATGGAGGAGTTGCCACGTGTAGTGGTTCGACAGTCACTGCAGAAAATCTCATCTCACACGCAAAGAAGCAAGTTGACTACATTTTAGGTGATAATCCAGCAAAGATGTCTTACATGGTGGGGTTTGGGGAGAAGTACCCTCAACATGTCCACCATAGGGGCTCCTCTCTACCATCTATACATGCACACCCTGATCATATTGCCTGCAACAATGGATTTCAATACCTCTACTCTAGCTCACCCAATCCAAATGTCCTTGCTGGCGCCATAGTCGGCGGTCCTGATAACAAAGACAGTTTCTCTGATGACCGGAATAACTATCAGCAGGCTGAGCCAGCTACATATATAAATGCACCATTTGTTGGTGCTGTTGCTTTCTTCTCGGCCAACCCCACTACAAAGTAG
- the LOC115975181 gene encoding beta-carotene isomerase D27, chloroplastic, whose translation MVVLSLQVVQFRPSPSQHFPLHSHRPSKGNIIRCGIAEPSGEPAPLGQKTKYNDGFFERAFMTLFARKMEKFAAPAKAGTETKKNGWWDHDYESFVEVSKRVMQGRSRMQQQQVVREVLLSMLPPGAPAQFKKLFPPTKWAAEFNAALTVPFFQWLVGPSEVVEVEVDGVKQQSGVLIKKCRYLENSGCVGMCVNMCKFPTQDFFTNEFGLPLTMIPNFEDMSCEMVYGQVPPPFEEDPVSKQPCYVDICSISNPSSSVCPKLQA comes from the exons ATGGTGGTCCTAAGTCTTCAAGTTGTCCAGTTTAGGCCTTCTCCTTCTCAACATTTTCCATTGCATAGCCATAGACCAAGCAAAGGAAATATTATCCGATGTGGGATTGCAGAGCCATCAGGAGAGCCAGCTCCTTTAGGACAAAAAACAAAGTATAATGATGGGTTTTTTGAGAGGGCATTCATGACACTCTTTGCTAGGAAGATGGAGAAGTTCGCAGCTCCTGCAAAAGCTGGGACAGAAACTAAGAAGAATGGGTGGTGGGATCATGATTATGAGAGTTTTGTGGAAGTGTCTAAGAGAGTAATGCAAGGAAGGTCTCGCATGCAGCAACAGCAAGTGGTTCGTGAGGTGCTCTTGTCTATGCTCCCTCCAGGTGCGCCTGCTCAG TTCAAGAAATTATTTCCTCCAACAAAGTGGGCTGCAGAATTCAATGCAGCATTGACAGTGCCCTTCTTCCAGTGGTTAGTTGGGCCATCTGAG GTTGTGGAAGTAGAGGTAGATGGGGTGAAGCAACAGAGTGGAGTTCTTATAAAAAAGTGCAG GTATCTGGAGAACAGCGGGTGTGTAGGAATGTGCGTGAACATGTGCAAGTTTCCTACTCAAGATTTCTTCACCAATGAATTTGGGCTTCCATTAACCATGATACCAA ATTTCGAAGATATGAGTTGCGAAATGGTGTACGGCCAAGTTCCACCCCCATTTGAAGAGGATCCTGTGTCCAAACAGCCTTGTTATGTAGATATCT GCTCCATCTCAAATCCCAGCTCCAGTGTTTGTCCTAAACTACAAGCCTGA